CACCCACCCGTAAATACGAAGCTACCTACGATGAAAACGCCTTCCGCAGTACCGGGATCAGTTACAACTGGAGCACAGCTAATCAATGGGAGCGGGCGCAGAAGTACGAAATCGCTTACGACAAGGCCTGGCGCGATACGCTGACCGTCTCTTCGGCGTGGGATACGAATACTGCCCAGTGGGTGAACGATGACAAGTACGAAGCCGCTTACGATGCCGCCGGTAACACCACCTTGTTTGCTTACTTCCAGTGGGATCCGGATAACCTCCGGTGGAAGGGCCTGTATAAAGATGAGTATACGTATGACGAAGAAAACAACGAGCTTCTCAGCTTCTATTACGAGTGGGATGAAGCCCAACGCTACTGGACGGAGGTTCTCAAATACGAGTCGCGCTATGAGGCCGACTTAACACTACACTTGCGCATTTTATATGAGCAGGATGAAACTTCTGATGCGTGGATACTCACCGAAAAAACGTATTTCTACTACTCCACTCCGCTCACTTCCGCACCAAATCTCCTCGCCGCCGATTCGTGGAAGCTTTACCCTAACCCGACCCAAGATGTAGTGTTGCTCTCCCTTCCGGAAGGTACTCGGCAGGCGCACATTCGCCTATTTTCCATGACCGGCGCACTGATGCATGAAGCCACTATCACAAGCGAAGAAAATCAAGTAGCGCTTCATCGTTTACCGGCCGATGTGTATCTACTCTACTTACAAACCGAGCGAGGACATGCTACCCGGAAAGTAATGGTAACTCACTGAAAAAAGATAGCTCAAAA
This region of Catalinimonas alkaloidigena genomic DNA includes:
- a CDS encoding T9SS type A sorting domain-containing protein, with protein sequence MRYCLFTAFLLVLQVSMAQSLRRVPAPEDLKKETLFVKKSPFAMPARQPDAHRERLAAATSNLDSIVRYEFYTPQDSMRSYKSVYTYDAAGQQLSRISYGWNPTAAHWIERYKEEAAYDATGNQTLFANYWWDEDTEQWEGGNRYDDRYDESGNLILRISSEWDDVASQWENNLKIEFTYDAAGNDTEVVWSRWNALSSQWSLNRKSENAYDSRGNEILSTDFEWDNGAQTWTPTRKYEATYDENAFRSTGISYNWSTANQWERAQKYEIAYDKAWRDTLTVSSAWDTNTAQWVNDDKYEAAYDAAGNTTLFAYFQWDPDNLRWKGLYKDEYTYDEENNELLSFYYEWDEAQRYWTEVLKYESRYEADLTLHLRILYEQDETSDAWILTEKTYFYYSTPLTSAPNLLAADSWKLYPNPTQDVVLLSLPEGTRQAHIRLFSMTGALMHEATITSEENQVALHRLPADVYLLYLQTERGHATRKVMVTH